A region from the Tahibacter amnicola genome encodes:
- the xerD gene encoding site-specific tyrosine recombinase XerD produces MTALESAQISAGDRRAIDLFLERAWSEFGLADNTLASYRSDLEGFARWLAAQAETLASASRASLYRYLAARSEAKYSARSNARLLSSLRRYYQLMQRIGQVSDDPTLLLDAPKLPRPLPKALSESEVEALIRAPDTTVPLGLRDRAMLELLYATGLRVSELVGLRADQVNLRQGVLRVSGKGGKDRLVPIGEEAQHWIERYIADARPILARGRVHEAIFLTRLGEAMTRQMFWTVVKKLAVTAGIDSRRISPHVLRHSFATHLLNHGADLRALQLLLGHSSLSTTQIYTHVAREGLKRLHAQHHPRG; encoded by the coding sequence ATGACTGCCTTGGAAAGTGCCCAGATCAGCGCCGGCGATCGCCGCGCCATCGATCTGTTCCTCGAACGCGCCTGGTCCGAATTCGGCCTGGCGGACAACACGCTTGCCAGCTACCGCAGTGACCTGGAAGGGTTTGCCCGCTGGCTGGCTGCGCAGGCGGAGACGCTGGCGTCAGCGTCCCGCGCATCGCTCTACCGGTATCTGGCGGCGCGCAGCGAAGCGAAGTACTCCGCGCGCTCCAACGCGCGGCTGTTGTCGAGCCTGCGCCGCTACTACCAGCTGATGCAGCGGATCGGCCAGGTCAGCGACGATCCGACCCTGCTGCTCGATGCCCCGAAGTTGCCGCGTCCGCTGCCCAAGGCCCTGTCTGAATCCGAGGTGGAAGCACTGATCCGTGCGCCGGATACGACCGTGCCGCTGGGTCTGCGCGACCGCGCGATGCTGGAACTGCTCTATGCCACGGGGCTGCGTGTGAGCGAGCTGGTGGGCCTGCGCGCCGATCAGGTCAACCTGCGCCAGGGCGTTCTTCGGGTCAGCGGCAAGGGCGGCAAGGACCGTCTCGTCCCTATCGGCGAGGAAGCCCAGCACTGGATTGAACGCTACATCGCCGACGCGCGCCCCATCCTGGCCCGCGGCCGCGTCCACGAAGCCATCTTCCTCACCCGCCTGGGCGAGGCGATGACCCGCCAGATGTTCTGGACAGTCGTGAAGAAGCTGGCCGTCACCGCCGGCATCGATTCGCGCCGCATCTCGCCGCATGTCCTGCGGCATTCCTTTGCCACGCACCTGCTCAACCATGGCGCCGACTTGCGCGCACTCCAGCTCCTGCTCGGCCACAGTTCGCTCTCGACCACCCAGATCTACACCCACGTGGCGCGCGAAGGCCTCAAACGCCTCCACGCCCAGCACCATCCGCGCGGCTGA